A window of bacterium genomic DNA:
CCCGCCCCGGACACGCACGGTCGTTGCCGCGCTGACGGGCTGGAGGGCGTTGGAGGCGATATAGTGGCCGCTCTGTCGTAGCTCCTCGTTAAAGGCTATTGAGTCGCGAATGACGGTTGCATGTTCGCTGTCGGACAGGGCATCCCAAGTCTTCTGCTCGAAGTAGACTGCACAAAGATATTTCATCGCTGTGCTCCTTATCGCGCTCATGCGTTTATAGAC
This region includes:
- a CDS encoding YciI family protein codes for the protein MKYLCAVYFEQKTWDALSDSEHATVIRDSIAFNEELRQSGHYIASNALQPVSAATTVRVRGG